From one Bradyrhizobium sp. Ash2021 genomic stretch:
- a CDS encoding farnesyl diphosphate synthase: MTTATIADFSKRLDQTAEDTEALLARLLSDALLPDEIARPKRLMDAMRYSSLGGGKRLRPFLVVESSAVFGVGREAALLAGAALECIHCYSLIHDDLPAMDNSDLRRGRPTLHKKTDDATAILAGDGLLTLAFDIITRDQIHKDPTVRLLLTQALARASGLGGMVGGQMLDLAGEGRFGDREPVDVARLQQMKTGALLRYGCIAGAILGQSTPKQYQALDDYGRALGEAFQIADDLLDVEGDAAALGKQTGQDAALGKTTFVTQLGIDGARQRVRDLLARADSALSIFGARGDVLRAAAHFVAERKS; encoded by the coding sequence ATGACGACCGCTACTATTGCAGACTTCTCGAAACGACTGGACCAGACCGCGGAGGATACCGAAGCCCTGCTGGCAAGATTGTTGTCCGACGCGCTGTTGCCCGACGAGATCGCGCGGCCGAAGCGGCTGATGGACGCCATGCGCTATTCCAGCCTCGGCGGAGGAAAGCGGTTGCGGCCGTTTCTGGTGGTCGAGAGCTCGGCCGTGTTCGGCGTCGGCCGCGAGGCCGCGCTTTTGGCCGGTGCCGCGCTCGAATGCATCCACTGCTATTCGCTGATCCATGACGACCTGCCCGCGATGGACAACAGCGATCTGCGCCGCGGCCGGCCGACGCTGCACAAGAAGACCGACGACGCCACCGCGATCCTCGCCGGCGACGGGCTGTTGACGCTGGCGTTCGACATCATCACCCGCGACCAGATCCACAAGGACCCAACGGTCCGCCTGCTGCTGACCCAGGCGCTGGCGCGCGCATCGGGCCTTGGCGGCATGGTCGGCGGCCAGATGCTCGACCTCGCCGGCGAAGGCCGGTTCGGCGACCGCGAGCCGGTCGACGTCGCCCGCCTGCAGCAGATGAAGACCGGCGCGCTGTTGCGCTATGGCTGCATCGCCGGCGCGATCCTCGGCCAGTCCACGCCGAAACAATATCAGGCGCTCGACGATTACGGCCGCGCGCTCGGCGAAGCGTTCCAGATCGCCGACGATCTGCTCGACGTCGAGGGCGATGCCGCCGCCCTCGGCAAGCAGACCGGCCAGGACGCAGCGCTCGGCAAAACCACCTTCGTCACCCAGCTCGGCATCGACGGCGCCAGGCAGCGCGTGCGCGACCTTTTGGCGCGCGCCGATTCGGCGCTGTCGATCTTCGGCGCCAGGGGTGACGTGCTGCGGGCGGCGGCGCACTTTGTCGCCGAACGCAAGAGCTAG
- a CDS encoding DUF1345 domain-containing protein has protein sequence MPKPVRVVYGRPRTFISILIGIVAFFLLPGSLRLVTRALIGWDVFVAFYLVLVFTMVLSSGVRHVRLNAALQDDGRFLILLVTALGAFASIAAIVFELGASNRSVPGLALATGTIALSWAAVHTAFSLHYAHEFYRGDKPGGLQFPSGDQHADADYWDFIYFSFVIGMTAQVSDVGITDKIIRRTATVHGIISFVFNTALVALMVNIAASAI, from the coding sequence ATGCCGAAGCCGGTCCGCGTGGTCTATGGGCGGCCGCGCACCTTCATTTCGATTCTGATCGGGATCGTCGCGTTCTTCCTGCTGCCCGGCTCGCTGCGGCTGGTGACGCGGGCGCTGATCGGCTGGGACGTCTTCGTCGCGTTCTATCTAGTGCTGGTCTTCACCATGGTCTTGAGCAGCGGCGTCCGGCATGTCCGGCTCAACGCGGCGCTGCAGGACGATGGCCGTTTTCTGATTCTTTTGGTGACGGCGCTCGGCGCCTTTGCCAGCATCGCCGCCATCGTGTTCGAACTCGGCGCCTCGAACCGCAGCGTCCCCGGGCTGGCGCTGGCGACGGGGACGATCGCGCTGTCATGGGCGGCGGTGCACACCGCGTTTTCGCTGCACTACGCCCACGAATTTTACCGCGGCGACAAACCCGGCGGCCTGCAGTTTCCGAGCGGCGACCAGCATGCCGATGCCGACTATTGGGATTTTATTTATTTCTCGTTCGTGATCGGCATGACCGCGCAGGTGTCAGACGTCGGCATCACCGACAAGATCATCCGCCGCACGGCGACCGTGCACGGGATCATCTCGTTCGTGTTCAATACTGCGCTGGTGGCGTTGATGGTGAACATCGCCGCGAGTGCGATCTAG
- a CDS encoding caspase domain-containing protein → MKSGSLRLDRFFPRFFLGFLAAALLLLCQPAFAEKRVALVLANSAYQNVAALTNPVNDGTVMAATLKDAGFDVVDFRRDLLAAETRRALRDFADRARDADIAVVYYAGHGIEVDGANYLIPVDARLERDTDVYDEAFSLDRILIAIEPVRKLRLVILDACRDNPFAKSMKRTVASRAIGQGLAKVEPSSPNMLIAYSAKAGSTAADGDGKNSPFTIALSRHLTTPGLDVRRAFGFVRDDVLKSTGNRQEPFVYGSLGGDDVPLVPAPARAAQPPAPTAQSEARRDYELALQVGNKSALNAFLAQYPDGFYASLAKLQLEKIAAEETRVAATEKARLAEQERARLVAEGAQKAQQAKADAAAGAAEQARLAAEKAKQIAQDQAAAAEQKRAAAETLPSDKTAAAPAPADKEMNLAALNAGPPQADVTKSVQAELRRVGCLTGAADGDWNSSSQRSLMLFNRYAKTKFDTRLASTDALDAIKLKTSRVCPLVCERGFKADGDRCSKIACAEGAFLNDDNECEKRTARKPVARRDRPEAKRVIARPSHAPTSPRTAAGLPGMGQSGEPLTGEQRVWGCNTNSAIMSGKCP, encoded by the coding sequence ATGAAATCGGGATCGCTAAGATTGGATCGCTTTTTCCCTCGATTTTTCCTCGGATTTTTGGCTGCCGCACTGCTGTTGCTGTGCCAGCCGGCCTTTGCCGAGAAGCGCGTGGCGCTGGTGCTCGCCAATTCCGCCTATCAAAACGTCGCGGCGCTGACCAACCCGGTCAATGACGGTACCGTGATGGCGGCGACGCTGAAGGACGCCGGCTTCGATGTCGTCGATTTCCGCCGCGATCTTCTGGCGGCCGAGACCCGCCGCGCGCTGCGCGACTTCGCCGACCGCGCGCGCGACGCCGATATCGCCGTGGTTTACTACGCCGGTCATGGCATCGAGGTGGACGGCGCCAATTATCTGATTCCGGTGGACGCAAGGCTGGAGCGCGACACCGACGTCTATGACGAAGCGTTTTCGCTCGACCGCATCCTGATCGCGATCGAGCCGGTCCGGAAATTGCGGCTCGTGATTCTCGACGCCTGCCGCGACAATCCCTTTGCCAAGAGCATGAAACGGACGGTGGCGTCGCGCGCGATCGGGCAGGGGCTGGCCAAGGTCGAGCCGAGCAGCCCGAACATGCTGATCGCCTATTCCGCCAAGGCCGGCTCGACGGCGGCCGACGGCGACGGCAAAAACAGCCCGTTCACGATCGCGCTGTCGAGGCATCTGACGACGCCGGGGCTCGATGTGCGGCGCGCCTTCGGGTTTGTTCGCGACGACGTGCTCAAGAGCACCGGCAACCGGCAGGAGCCGTTCGTCTATGGTTCGCTCGGTGGCGACGACGTGCCGCTGGTTCCCGCGCCGGCCCGAGCGGCGCAGCCACCCGCGCCCACGGCGCAGAGCGAGGCCCGCCGCGACTACGAGCTGGCGCTGCAGGTCGGCAACAAGAGCGCGCTGAATGCTTTCCTCGCGCAATATCCGGACGGATTCTACGCAAGCTTGGCAAAGCTTCAGCTTGAGAAGATTGCCGCCGAGGAAACCCGGGTCGCCGCCACCGAAAAGGCACGGCTGGCCGAACAGGAGCGCGCGCGGCTCGTCGCCGAAGGCGCGCAGAAGGCGCAGCAGGCCAAGGCTGACGCCGCCGCCGGGGCCGCCGAGCAGGCGCGCCTTGCGGCCGAGAAAGCCAAGCAGATTGCCCAGGATCAGGCCGCCGCTGCCGAGCAGAAACGCGCCGCGGCCGAAACGCTCCCGTCCGACAAGACCGCTGCCGCTCCGGCACCCGCCGACAAGGAGATGAACCTTGCAGCCCTGAACGCCGGGCCGCCGCAGGCCGATGTCACCAAATCGGTGCAGGCTGAACTGCGCCGCGTCGGCTGCCTGACCGGCGCCGCTGATGGTGACTGGAATTCGTCATCGCAGCGTTCGCTCATGCTGTTCAACCGCTATGCCAAGACCAAATTCGACACCAGGCTGGCCAGCACCGATGCGCTCGATGCGATCAAGCTGAAGACGTCGCGGGTCTGCCCGCTGGTCTGCGAGCGCGGTTTCAAGGCCGATGGCGACCGTTGCAGCAAGATCGCCTGCGCCGAAGGCGCGTTCCTCAACGACGATAATGAATGCGAGAAGCGGACGGCGAGAAAGCCGGTCGCCAGGCGCGACAGGCCGGAAGCAAAGCGAGTTATTGCCAGGCCTTCCCATGCACCGACTTCACCGCGAACGGCTGCCGGTTTACCGGGTATGGGCCAGTCGGGCGAGCCGCTTACCGGCGAACAACGTGTTTGGGGTTGCAACACGAACAGCGCCATCATGTCAGGAAAGTGCCCATAA
- a CDS encoding GFA family protein, with protein MAGSKNPNARILAGECFCGAVRYAVADAFAYALNCHCSNCRRTTGSAFKPFAAIERDKFRVTEGDSDLMTYGEETGHDAHCRRCGSLLYSVVRDGTFVHVAMGTLVDDPSIRPTAHIFVGSKAPWYVITDGLPQYQGHVTAD; from the coding sequence GTGGCAGGTTCAAAAAATCCGAATGCTCGCATTCTTGCCGGAGAATGCTTCTGCGGTGCGGTACGCTACGCCGTGGCGGACGCGTTTGCCTATGCCCTCAACTGTCATTGTTCGAATTGCCGGCGCACGACCGGCTCGGCGTTCAAGCCGTTTGCCGCAATCGAACGCGATAAATTCAGGGTGACCGAGGGCGATAGCGACCTGATGACATATGGCGAGGAGACCGGTCACGACGCGCACTGCAGGCGTTGTGGTTCCCTGCTCTATTCGGTGGTGCGCGACGGTACCTTTGTCCATGTCGCGATGGGGACCCTCGTCGATGATCCCTCGATCCGCCCGACCGCGCATATTTTCGTCGGCTCGAAGGCGCCATGGTACGTCATCACCGACGGCCTGCCGCAATATCAGGGGCATGTCACGGCGGACTGA
- a CDS encoding nuclear transport factor 2 family protein, producing MSHDRSTVEAVVRNYFDGLYEGNADQLGAIFHPTADLRWLEKGELQVLTVPDWLDRVRKRPSAKAEGKPREDFIVTIDRSDDSTAFIKVRCQLPPRYFTDYLVAMKLADGWQIVSKSYRYDLRE from the coding sequence GTGAGCCATGACCGATCGACCGTCGAAGCCGTGGTCAGGAATTATTTCGACGGCCTGTATGAGGGCAATGCCGACCAGTTGGGGGCGATCTTTCATCCCACCGCCGATCTGCGCTGGCTGGAAAAAGGCGAGCTGCAGGTCCTGACCGTACCCGACTGGCTCGACCGCGTGCGCAAGCGGCCGTCGGCCAAGGCGGAAGGCAAGCCGCGCGAGGATTTCATCGTCACCATCGACCGCTCCGATGACTCCACCGCCTTCATCAAGGTGCGCTGCCAATTGCCGCCGCGCTATTTCACCGACTACCTGGTCGCGATGAAACTTGCCGACGGCTGGCAGATCGTCTCCAAATCCTATCGCTACGATCTGCGTGAATAA
- a CDS encoding Na+/H+ antiporter, whose protein sequence is MEAKFQIFLILLAVLAGTALLARRVNVAPAILLLLTGIVLAFVPGMPSLELPPELVLLVVLPPLIYSASVAMSWREFKFNLRVISLLAVGGVIFTAFAVATATHYLIGLPWPVGFLLGAIVAPPDVVAPLAIARKLGLPRRILVVLEGEGLANDATALILYRFAVMAISTGMFSLPKAAGAFLVIVVAEVLFGAAVGWLSLRMRHRARDPQVEITLSLITPYVAYWIPEHFGGSGVIATVACGLYMSWNGPLLISAATRLQGVFFWDLVIFLIEGLLFLLTGFQLRSLLEKSKAFPLGEIVSAIGLVVFIVVIARFAWVYPATYLPRALNKRLRERDPYPSWRRVFVIAFTGVRGAVSLAAALALPYALSNGEAFPYRDLILFVTFGVILITLIGTGLGLPPLVRWLGVADDGRDEHIVEHESEIAARREALAKALESLDAMTDDRELSDEVVKLLRARHEIRANQLPDSLDPDAHDVTAAGTALTRELIATERKFIHALLRDGKITDETRRRIERDLDLEEASLSNREYRRIPL, encoded by the coding sequence ATGGAAGCCAAATTTCAGATTTTCCTGATCCTGCTTGCCGTGCTGGCGGGAACCGCCCTGCTGGCGCGCCGGGTCAACGTCGCGCCGGCGATCCTGCTGCTGCTCACCGGCATCGTGCTCGCGTTCGTGCCGGGCATGCCGTCGCTGGAACTGCCACCCGAACTGGTGCTGCTGGTGGTGCTGCCGCCGCTGATCTATTCGGCCAGCGTCGCCATGAGCTGGCGCGAATTCAAGTTCAATCTCCGCGTCATCTCCCTGCTCGCGGTCGGCGGAGTCATCTTCACCGCCTTCGCGGTCGCCACTGCCACGCATTACCTGATCGGCTTGCCCTGGCCAGTCGGTTTCCTGCTGGGGGCCATCGTTGCACCTCCGGACGTGGTGGCGCCGCTGGCAATCGCCCGCAAGCTCGGGCTGCCGCGCCGGATCCTCGTCGTGCTCGAGGGCGAGGGGCTGGCCAACGACGCCACCGCGCTGATCCTCTACCGCTTCGCGGTGATGGCGATTTCGACCGGCATGTTTTCGCTGCCGAAAGCGGCGGGCGCATTCCTGGTCATTGTCGTCGCCGAAGTGCTGTTCGGCGCCGCCGTCGGCTGGCTCAGCCTGCGCATGCGCCACCGCGCACGTGACCCGCAGGTCGAGATCACGCTGTCGCTGATCACGCCCTATGTCGCCTACTGGATTCCCGAACATTTCGGCGGTTCCGGCGTGATCGCGACCGTCGCCTGCGGCCTCTATATGAGCTGGAACGGCCCGCTATTGATTTCCGCCGCGACGCGATTGCAGGGCGTCTTCTTCTGGGACCTCGTGATCTTCCTGATCGAGGGCCTGCTGTTCCTGCTGACCGGTTTCCAGTTGCGCTCGCTGCTGGAGAAATCGAAAGCGTTTCCGCTCGGGGAGATCGTGTCTGCCATCGGGCTGGTCGTATTCATTGTCGTCATTGCCCGCTTTGCCTGGGTATATCCCGCGACCTATTTGCCGCGAGCGCTGAACAAGCGGCTGCGCGAGCGCGACCCCTACCCGTCCTGGCGCAGGGTGTTCGTGATCGCATTTACCGGGGTTCGCGGCGCGGTATCGCTGGCGGCGGCGCTCGCGCTGCCCTATGCGCTTTCAAACGGCGAGGCTTTTCCGTATCGCGACCTGATCCTGTTCGTGACCTTCGGCGTCATCCTGATCACGCTGATCGGAACCGGCCTGGGGCTGCCGCCGCTGGTGCGATGGCTCGGCGTTGCCGACGACGGACGCGACGAACACATCGTCGAGCACGAATCTGAAATCGCGGCCCGGCGCGAGGCGCTCGCCAAGGCGCTGGAATCGCTCGACGCCATGACGGACGATCGCGAATTGTCCGACGAGGTGGTAAAACTGCTGCGGGCGCGGCACGAGATCCGCGCCAATCAATTGCCGGATTCGCTCGATCCCGATGCGCACGACGTCACGGCGGCGGGGACCGCGCTGACACGTGAATTGATTGCAACGGAGCGAAAATTCATCCACGCCCTCTTGCGCGACGGCAAGATCACCGACGAGACCCGGCGGCGGATCGAGCGCGATCTCGATCTGGAGGAAGCGAGCCTCTCCAACCGCGAATATCGCAGGATACCGCTGTAA
- a CDS encoding Rieske 2Fe-2S domain-containing protein — translation MLRAEDNKFLTESGAGTGMGELLRRFWMPVLLSKELPEADGPPKKIVVMGEELLAFRDSRGVVGVIDQYCPHRGANLWLGRNEECGIRCVYHGWKFDTDGRCVDMPTSYPDLNAKDLIRIKSYPVRKWGDMIWAYMGPADAVPELPALEMALVPPSHRYVTKKWQDCNWVQAMEGSIDTAHFTFAHLSFEKEENEILDIKKHFVNPLTRVATDHMRWIAEDPRPVIKINPHDAGLTVAGGRLTGSDNIYWRIAQFLMPIHAYAPSSMPGENIFGQSFVPVSDTNCWIYTYAWNPERPLTQAERDGYDRGNGVMSMVDENYIPLRNKGNDYLIDRKLQKTSSYTGIKGVSEQDAAVQDSQGPIADRTREHLGPTDLGILHFRKLVMDAARALQQGQAPSHLAHQDRYTVRSGAWVTSKAKDLTAVMIERFGDAAGYVGRPRTAAAE, via the coding sequence ATGCTCCGCGCAGAAGACAACAAATTCCTCACCGAAAGCGGTGCGGGCACCGGCATGGGCGAATTGCTGCGCCGATTCTGGATGCCGGTGCTGCTCTCGAAGGAGTTGCCGGAAGCCGACGGGCCGCCGAAGAAGATCGTCGTGATGGGCGAGGAGTTGCTCGCGTTCCGCGACTCTAGAGGCGTGGTCGGCGTCATCGATCAATATTGCCCGCATCGCGGCGCCAATCTCTGGCTCGGCCGCAACGAGGAATGCGGCATTCGCTGCGTCTATCATGGCTGGAAATTCGACACCGACGGCCGCTGCGTCGACATGCCGACGTCCTACCCCGATCTCAACGCCAAGGACCTGATCCGCATCAAATCCTATCCGGTGCGCAAATGGGGCGACATGATCTGGGCCTATATGGGCCCGGCGGATGCCGTTCCGGAATTGCCGGCGCTGGAAATGGCGCTGGTGCCGCCCTCGCATCGCTACGTCACCAAGAAATGGCAGGACTGCAACTGGGTGCAGGCGATGGAAGGCTCGATCGACACCGCGCATTTCACCTTCGCGCATCTGAGCTTCGAGAAAGAAGAGAACGAAATCCTCGATATCAAGAAGCACTTCGTGAATCCGCTGACGCGGGTCGCGACCGACCACATGCGCTGGATCGCCGAAGATCCCCGCCCGGTGATCAAGATCAATCCGCACGATGCGGGTCTCACGGTCGCCGGCGGACGGCTCACCGGGTCAGACAATATCTACTGGCGCATCGCCCAATTCCTGATGCCGATTCACGCCTATGCGCCGAGCTCGATGCCCGGCGAGAATATTTTCGGCCAGAGCTTTGTTCCGGTCAGCGATACCAATTGCTGGATCTACACCTATGCCTGGAATCCGGAGCGTCCGCTGACGCAGGCCGAGCGCGATGGCTACGACCGCGGCAACGGCGTGATGTCGATGGTCGACGAGAATTACATTCCGCTGCGCAACAAGGGCAACGACTATCTGATCGACCGCAAACTGCAGAAGACCAGCAGCTATACCGGCATCAAGGGCGTGTCCGAACAGGACGCGGCGGTGCAGGACAGCCAGGGTCCGATCGCGGACCGCACCCGCGAACATCTCGGGCCGACCGATCTGGGCATCCTGCATTTCCGCAAGCTCGTGATGGATGCGGCGCGCGCGCTGCAGCAGGGGCAAGCGCCTTCACACCTTGCGCATCAGGACCGTTATACGGTGCGTTCCGGCGCCTGGGTGACCAGCAAGGCCAAGGATCTGACTGCGGTCATGATCGAGCGGTTTGGCGACGCGGCGGGTTATGTCGGGCGGCCGCGGACTGCGGCGGCGGAGTAG
- a CDS encoding TauD/TfdA family dioxygenase, with protein sequence MSSLSGKHGPRYRHLADETEPYETIGVEKLTPIIGAEISGVDIGKLVSDDARSNRQMDEIHRALAENLVIFFRDQHITPQQHLAFGRKFGDLHIHPAAPHEGNDPALMKIYADKDSPRANGEGWHTDVSCDVEPPMGSILYIRQCPPRGGDTLFANMYAAYEALSDRMKAYLEGLTALHDGESTYRGLYANYGVADRPSYPRAEHPVVRTHPVTGKKALYVNRGFTRHLIGIPRDESDAMLAYLYQHAENPLFQCRFRWTENAIAFWDNRCAQHRAMWDYWPHTRAGTRVTVKGERPV encoded by the coding sequence ATGAGTTCGCTTTCCGGCAAGCACGGACCCCGCTATCGGCACCTCGCCGACGAAACCGAACCCTACGAGACCATCGGCGTCGAAAAACTGACGCCGATCATCGGTGCCGAGATCTCGGGCGTCGATATCGGCAAGCTCGTCTCCGACGATGCGCGCTCCAATCGCCAGATGGATGAGATCCATCGGGCGCTGGCCGAAAACCTCGTGATCTTCTTCCGCGACCAGCACATCACGCCGCAACAGCATCTCGCCTTCGGGCGCAAATTCGGCGATCTGCACATTCACCCTGCGGCGCCCCATGAGGGCAACGACCCGGCGCTGATGAAGATCTATGCCGACAAGGATTCGCCGCGCGCCAATGGCGAGGGCTGGCACACCGACGTGTCCTGCGACGTCGAGCCGCCGATGGGCTCGATCCTCTACATCCGGCAATGCCCGCCGCGCGGCGGCGACACGCTGTTCGCCAATATGTATGCGGCATATGAGGCGCTGTCGGACCGGATGAAGGCCTATCTCGAGGGGCTGACCGCGCTGCATGACGGCGAATCGACCTATCGCGGGCTCTACGCCAATTACGGTGTCGCCGACCGCCCGAGCTATCCGCGCGCCGAGCATCCGGTGGTGCGCACCCATCCGGTGACGGGCAAGAAGGCGCTCTACGTCAACCGCGGCTTTACCCGCCACCTCATCGGCATTCCCCGCGACGAGAGCGACGCCATGCTGGCGTATCTCTACCAGCACGCCGAAAACCCGCTATTTCAGTGCCGCTTCCGCTGGACTGAAAACGCCATCGCGTTCTGGGACAACCGCTGCGCCCAGCACCGCGCGATGTGGGACTACTGGCCGCACACCCGCGCCGGCACGCGGGTGACGGTGAAGGGGGAGCGGCCGGTGTGA
- the ispG gene encoding flavodoxin-dependent (E)-4-hydroxy-3-methylbut-2-enyl-diphosphate synthase yields the protein MNKPEKPSQEKLQGDVAGPSARHKTTQVMVGKVAVGGGAPIVVQSMTNTDTADIEGTIAQVAALSRAGSEMVRITVDREEAAAAVPHIRDGLRKLGITTPLIGDFHYIGHKLLADYPACAEALDKYRINPGNVGFKNKRDTQFADIIEIANKNDKPVRIGANWGSLDQELLTKLMDENALLPSPKDVRAVTREAMVQSALLSAARAQELGMPKNKMILSAKVSAVQDLIAVYQTLAERSDYAIHLGLTEAGMGSKGIVASSAALGILLQGGIGDTIRISLTPEPGGDRTVEVQVAQELLQTMGFRTFVPLVAACPGCGRTTSTTFQELARSIQDFIREEMPGWKTQYPGVEELNVAVMGCIVNGPGESKHANIGISLPGTGEAPAAPVFVDGKKFRTLRGPSIAADFKALVIDYIDQKYGAGSKTPVTAAE from the coding sequence ATGAACAAGCCTGAAAAACCGTCCCAAGAAAAACTTCAAGGCGACGTCGCCGGACCCAGCGCCCGGCATAAGACCACGCAAGTCATGGTGGGCAAGGTCGCCGTCGGCGGCGGTGCGCCGATCGTCGTGCAGTCGATGACCAATACCGACACCGCCGATATCGAAGGCACCATTGCCCAGGTCGCCGCGCTGTCGCGTGCGGGATCCGAGATGGTGCGCATCACGGTCGACCGTGAGGAAGCCGCCGCTGCTGTGCCGCACATCCGCGATGGCCTGCGCAAGCTTGGCATCACCACGCCGCTGATCGGCGATTTCCATTACATCGGCCACAAGCTCCTGGCGGACTATCCGGCCTGCGCCGAGGCGCTCGACAAATACCGCATCAATCCGGGCAATGTGGGCTTCAAGAACAAGCGCGACACCCAGTTCGCCGACATCATCGAGATCGCGAACAAGAACGACAAGCCGGTCCGCATCGGCGCCAACTGGGGTTCGCTCGATCAGGAATTGCTGACCAAGCTGATGGACGAAAACGCGCTGCTTCCCTCACCGAAGGATGTCCGCGCGGTGACCCGCGAAGCCATGGTGCAGTCGGCGCTGTTGTCGGCGGCACGGGCGCAAGAGCTCGGCATGCCCAAGAACAAGATGATCCTGTCGGCCAAGGTGTCGGCGGTGCAGGATCTGATCGCGGTCTATCAAACCCTTGCCGAACGTTCGGACTACGCCATCCATCTCGGTCTCACCGAGGCCGGCATGGGCTCGAAGGGCATCGTGGCCTCATCGGCTGCGCTCGGCATTTTGCTGCAGGGCGGCATCGGCGACACCATCCGCATTTCACTCACGCCCGAGCCCGGCGGCGATCGCACGGTGGAAGTCCAGGTCGCGCAGGAGCTGCTGCAGACCATGGGTTTCCGCACCTTCGTGCCGCTGGTGGCGGCATGCCCCGGCTGCGGCCGCACCACCTCGACCACGTTCCAGGAACTGGCGCGCTCGATCCAGGACTTCATCCGCGAGGAAATGCCGGGCTGGAAGACGCAATATCCCGGCGTCGAGGAGCTCAACGTCGCTGTCATGGGCTGCATCGTCAACGGCCCCGGCGAATCCAAGCACGCCAATATCGGCATCTCGCTCCCCGGCACCGGCGAAGCGCCGGCCGCGCCCGTGTTCGTCGACGGCAAGAAGTTCCGCACCCTGCGCGGCCCGAGCATTGCCGCCGATTTCAAGGCGCTGGTGATCGACTATATCGACCAGAAGTATGGCGCAGGCAGCAAGACGCCGGTGACCGCGGCGGAGTAA
- a CDS encoding sulfurtransferase: MAERSGLITTAELADILLHADIRLFDCTTYLEPAPEGSGVPYLAVPGRHTFEAGHIPGADFLDLQGEFSDQTTALRFMMPAVAQLEAAFGRHGISADSRVVLYSIGTAMWATRFWWMLKSLGFDNASVLDGCLDKWKAEGRAIETGAAKGYSQATFTAKPKPGYFVGKHEVLAASARRNTVVVNALGPQFHRGLEPSRYGRPGRIPGSCNVSAATLLDPQTKAFVPLADAEKRFAAQGITRDKRVVAYCGGGISATIDLFLLDQLGYDNLTLYDGSMGEWARDSSLPIETG; the protein is encoded by the coding sequence ATGGCGGAGCGGAGCGGGCTGATCACCACGGCGGAACTCGCCGACATCCTCCTTCACGCGGATATCCGCCTGTTCGATTGCACGACCTATCTCGAGCCTGCGCCCGAGGGCAGCGGGGTTCCCTATCTCGCGGTCCCCGGACGGCATACGTTCGAGGCCGGGCATATTCCGGGCGCGGATTTTCTGGACCTGCAGGGCGAGTTCTCCGACCAGACGACCGCGCTCCGCTTCATGATGCCCGCGGTCGCCCAGCTCGAGGCTGCGTTCGGCCGTCACGGGATATCGGCCGACAGCCGGGTGGTGCTGTATTCGATCGGCACCGCGATGTGGGCGACGCGGTTCTGGTGGATGCTGAAATCGCTGGGCTTCGACAACGCGTCGGTGCTCGACGGCTGTCTCGACAAATGGAAGGCCGAAGGCCGCGCGATCGAGACCGGAGCCGCGAAGGGATATTCGCAGGCGACGTTCACGGCGAAGCCGAAGCCCGGATATTTCGTCGGCAAGCACGAGGTTCTTGCCGCGAGCGCCAGGCGCAACACCGTCGTTGTCAATGCACTCGGGCCGCAATTCCACAGGGGTCTCGAGCCCAGCCGCTACGGCCGGCCGGGCCGCATTCCCGGCAGCTGCAATGTGTCGGCGGCAACCTTGCTCGATCCCCAGACCAAGGCTTTCGTGCCGCTCGCCGATGCGGAGAAGAGATTCGCCGCCCAGGGCATCACCAGGGACAAGCGCGTGGTCGCCTATTGCGGTGGCGGCATCTCGGCCACGATCGATCTGTTCCTGCTCGACCAGCTCGGCTACGACAACCTCACGCTCTACGACGGCTCGATGGGCGAATGGGCCAGGGATTCGTCGCTGCCGATCGAGACGGGTTGA